In Chryseobacterium gotjawalense, the following are encoded in one genomic region:
- the trxA gene encoding thioredoxin produces MALEITDQSFQEMVLNSDKPVLVDFWAVWCGPCRTLGPIIEEVAADFEGKAVVGKVDVDNNQQVSVDYGIRNIPTVLIFKNGEVVDKIVGVASKEVISEKLSAHL; encoded by the coding sequence ATGGCATTAGAAATTACAGATCAATCATTTCAGGAAATGGTTTTGAATTCAGATAAACCGGTATTGGTAGATTTTTGGGCAGTATGGTGTGGACCGTGTAGAACACTGGGCCCAATTATCGAAGAAGTAGCGGCTGATTTCGAAGGAAAAGCAGTGGTAGGAAAAGTAGATGTAGATAACAACCAACAGGTTTCTGTAGACTACGGAATCAGAAATATTCCTACCGTTTTGATTTTCAAAAATGGAGAAGTGGTCGATAAAATTGTAGGAGTAGCTTCAAAAGAAGTGATCTCTGAAAAATTATCAGCACATTTATAA
- a CDS encoding decaprenyl-phosphate phosphoribosyltransferase: protein MKKYLKLLRIEQWVKNSFVFLPLFFSGNITHYDLLVRSIFAFIMFSFVASSIYIINDYSDIESDRKHPDKKDRPLASGAISKSTAKIILIILLSLIAVLMFLSRDFLLDNFWKFASIIGFYFVMNLAYTFKLKHVAIVDVMIISIGFVLRVLAGGYATGILISQWAILLTFVLALVLAIGKRRGELINAQISGRTRKSLDGYNVQFADIALSISCALAIVCYLMFTLSPEVQQRFHPRVFYTVIFVVFAFLRYLQQTLVYNKTESPTKIIYKDRYIQVTLMLWLAAFLLQIYFKK from the coding sequence ATGAAGAAATACTTAAAACTGCTTCGCATAGAGCAGTGGGTCAAAAATAGTTTTGTTTTTTTGCCGCTCTTTTTTTCGGGCAATATTACCCATTATGATTTATTAGTCAGAAGTATTTTTGCTTTTATTATGTTTTCCTTCGTCGCAAGCAGCATTTATATTATCAATGATTATTCTGATATCGAATCCGACAGAAAACATCCTGACAAAAAAGACCGCCCGCTGGCAAGTGGCGCCATCTCAAAATCAACCGCCAAGATTATTTTAATCATCCTTCTGTCTTTGATTGCTGTTTTAATGTTCCTAAGCCGGGATTTTTTATTGGATAATTTCTGGAAATTCGCAAGTATCATCGGTTTTTATTTCGTGATGAATTTAGCATATACGTTTAAATTAAAACACGTGGCGATCGTAGATGTCATGATTATTTCCATTGGTTTTGTGCTGCGGGTTTTAGCCGGCGGTTATGCGACCGGAATTTTAATTTCGCAATGGGCAATCCTGCTTACTTTTGTTTTGGCCTTGGTTTTAGCCATTGGAAAACGGAGAGGCGAACTGATCAATGCCCAAATATCCGGGAGAACAAGAAAATCACTGGACGGTTACAATGTACAGTTTGCCGACATCGCACTTTCGATCAGTTGTGCATTGGCAATCGTATGTTATCTGATGTTTACCCTTTCGCCCGAAGTTCAGCAGCGGTTCCATCCGAGAGTGTTTTATACGGTCATCTTTGTTGTTTTTGCTTTTTTACGCTATTTACAGCAGACTTTAGTTTATAACAAAACCGAATCACCGACCAAAATTATTTATAAAGACCGATACATCCAGGTTACTTTGATGCTTTGGTTGGCGGCGTTTTTATTACAAATTTATTTCAAAAAATGA
- a CDS encoding OmpA family protein, which translates to MKIFNKTNIAALFISASMLTMTSCEAVKNSNNQQKGTVIGAAAGAVLGGVLGNNLGKGRNAPLGAVLGGVVGGVAGNVIGNKMDKQAREIKETLPGAEVERVGEGIKVTMKENMVNFAFDSSNLTATAQTNLDKLATILANNPDTNINIYGYTDSKGTDSYNLALSDRRAAAVKSYLSSKGVSSMRMNTMGRGEADPIASNDTDAGRAQNRRVEFAITANENMINDAKSGQ; encoded by the coding sequence ATGAAAATTTTTAACAAAACAAATATCGCAGCATTATTTATCTCAGCATCAATGTTGACAATGACAAGTTGTGAGGCCGTAAAAAACTCAAACAACCAGCAGAAGGGAACGGTAATCGGTGCTGCTGCAGGAGCGGTCTTAGGTGGTGTTCTTGGTAACAATCTGGGAAAAGGTAGAAACGCACCTTTAGGAGCCGTCCTTGGCGGTGTTGTAGGTGGTGTTGCCGGTAACGTTATCGGAAACAAAATGGATAAACAAGCCAGAGAGATCAAGGAAACTTTACCTGGTGCTGAAGTAGAAAGAGTAGGAGAGGGCATCAAAGTAACCATGAAAGAGAATATGGTCAACTTCGCATTCGATTCCTCTAATCTTACTGCGACCGCTCAAACCAACCTGGATAAATTAGCAACCATATTGGCAAATAACCCTGATACCAATATTAACATCTACGGTTATACCGACAGCAAAGGAACCGACTCTTATAACCTTGCCCTTTCAGACAGAAGAGCGGCAGCCGTCAAAAGCTATTTGTCTTCTAAAGGTGTTTCTTCAATGAGAATGAATACCATGGGAAGGGGTGAAGCAGATCCAATCGCTTCCAATGATACCGATGCAGGCAGAGCACAGAACAGAAGAGTGGAATTTGCTATTACTGCAAATGAAAATATGATTAATGATGCTAAATCAGGACAATAA
- a CDS encoding lipocalin family protein, whose amino-acid sequence MKNLLLAGIIGAAMTVSCSTAKTAQSDRADFLKLKGDWEITSVNYDKNYKVKPFDEGADVQCFVGSHWRLIPNNWTGSYTINGGGSCPSVIQPIEFQVTNGNEFKFKKLVEGSKAKKVTAGYSLNLISQTTDAFSLEQNIPSNGENVRVVYNFARTGMK is encoded by the coding sequence ATGAAAAATTTATTATTAGCAGGAATTATTGGAGCAGCAATGACTGTCTCATGTTCCACCGCGAAAACTGCGCAGTCTGACCGTGCAGATTTTTTGAAACTGAAAGGTGACTGGGAGATTACCAGTGTAAATTATGATAAGAACTACAAAGTGAAGCCTTTTGACGAAGGTGCAGACGTACAATGCTTTGTTGGAAGTCACTGGAGACTGATTCCCAATAACTGGACCGGTTCTTATACCATCAATGGTGGTGGAAGCTGCCCAAGTGTTATCCAGCCTATTGAATTTCAAGTAACCAATGGTAATGAATTCAAATTCAAAAAATTGGTGGAAGGTTCTAAAGCAAAAAAAGTTACAGCGGGCTATTCTTTAAACTTAATCAGCCAAACGACTGACGCCTTTAGTTTAGAACAAAATATTCCTTCAAACGGTGAAAATGTACGTGTGGTTTACAATTTTGCCAGAACAGGAATGAAATAA
- a CDS encoding GIY-YIG nuclease family protein, with amino-acid sequence MKYFVYILYSASLDVYYKGFSTDVNKRLEYHLDSKHKFTSQAKDWIIVYVQEFDEKKEALKEEKPKSVLKAQSGNQF; translated from the coding sequence ATGAAATATTTTGTTTACATACTTTATTCCGCCAGTTTGGATGTTTATTATAAAGGTTTTTCAACCGATGTCAATAAACGTCTTGAATATCATTTAGATTCTAAGCATAAGTTTACTTCGCAGGCTAAAGATTGGATTATTGTTTATGTTCAGGAATTTGATGAAAAGAAAGAAGCTTTAAAAGAAGAGAAACCAAAAAGTGTTTTAAAAGCACAATCTGGGAATCAATTCTAA
- a CDS encoding HAD family hydrolase, with translation MKKLYCFDFDGTLTDKDTMFLFLKFYNASKFRIQFIKHIPLFTLLKLNLLEAEKVKKSFISSVLKGQKREEIEKKSQQFFDQYYPEIFRENALEFIKNIDHSQTDCYIISASLDIWVKPFAEKLKMNLLCTQAEFKEEIFTGDFVGRNCNGREKVNRIEKAISDKKYDKIIAFGDTSGDQEMMDWANEAQFKFFH, from the coding sequence ATGAAAAAATTATATTGCTTTGATTTTGATGGAACATTAACGGATAAGGATACCATGTTTCTGTTTCTCAAATTTTATAATGCTTCAAAATTCAGAATACAGTTTATAAAACATATTCCGCTTTTTACTTTGTTGAAATTGAATCTTTTAGAGGCGGAAAAAGTGAAAAAGAGTTTTATTTCTTCAGTTCTCAAAGGACAGAAGAGGGAGGAAATTGAAAAAAAATCACAGCAGTTTTTTGATCAGTATTACCCTGAAATCTTTAGAGAGAATGCTTTAGAATTCATCAAAAATATCGATCATTCACAGACAGACTGCTATATCATATCTGCTTCACTGGATATTTGGGTGAAACCATTTGCAGAAAAATTAAAAATGAATCTGCTGTGCACACAGGCAGAGTTTAAAGAGGAGATTTTCACCGGCGATTTTGTAGGAAGGAACTGCAATGGCAGAGAAAAAGTAAACCGGATAGAAAAAGCAATATCTGACAAAAAATACGATAAGATCATCGCTTTCGGTGATACTTCCGGCGACCAGGAAATGATGGATTGGGCAAATGAAGCTCAGTTTAAATTTTTTCATTAA
- a CDS encoding FAD-binding oxidoreductase: protein MKPDYKQTVTNWGNFPVVEKEMKSEDSPAKIKEYVRNNHDIIARGNGRCYGDAALSENIFSTKRLNKFISFDRLNGIIECESGVLLSDVLEVIVPQGYFLFVTPGTKFITVGGAIASDVHGKNHHAEGCFSEYVNKFSLMNEKGEILNCSRSENPEKFWATIGGMGLTGIILSAKFKLKNIESTYIRQESIKAENLDEIFKLFDESESWTYNVAWIDCLQKDKNLGRSVMMRGEHAFKHELPKKLQENPLKLKKISSPSVPFYFPNFVLNRLTVKFFNFLYYRKQKNKEVKNFVHYERFFYPLDIVNDWNRIYGKNGFIQYQLVIPKERGKEGLKKILETIAKSGNGSFLAVLKLFGKDHPEAYNSFPMEGYTLALDFKVNSKLKKLVAQLDDIVEEFGGRIYLTKDSMSKSSLTNYLQNVQNTKFISMQQKRIHNQ from the coding sequence ATGAAACCAGATTATAAACAGACCGTGACGAACTGGGGGAATTTTCCCGTAGTGGAAAAAGAAATGAAGTCCGAAGATTCGCCCGCTAAAATTAAAGAATATGTCCGCAATAATCACGACATTATCGCCAGAGGAAATGGCAGATGTTACGGTGACGCAGCGCTTTCTGAAAATATATTTTCTACCAAAAGACTGAATAAGTTCATCAGTTTCGACCGTTTGAACGGAATTATCGAATGTGAATCCGGCGTTTTACTTTCCGACGTTTTAGAAGTAATTGTTCCTCAAGGTTACTTTCTCTTTGTAACGCCGGGCACCAAATTTATTACGGTTGGAGGAGCAATTGCTTCTGACGTTCACGGAAAAAACCATCATGCGGAAGGCTGTTTTTCAGAATATGTAAATAAATTTTCTTTAATGAACGAAAAAGGAGAAATCCTCAATTGTTCGAGAAGCGAAAATCCGGAGAAATTCTGGGCAACAATTGGTGGAATGGGCCTTACAGGAATTATCCTTTCTGCAAAATTCAAATTAAAAAATATTGAAAGCACTTATATTCGTCAGGAAAGCATTAAAGCTGAAAATTTAGATGAGATTTTTAAATTATTTGACGAAAGTGAATCCTGGACTTATAACGTGGCCTGGATTGACTGTCTTCAAAAAGATAAAAACTTGGGCAGAAGTGTGATGATGCGCGGCGAGCACGCCTTCAAACATGAATTGCCAAAGAAATTGCAGGAGAATCCTCTAAAACTAAAAAAAATCAGCAGCCCGTCCGTTCCGTTCTACTTTCCCAATTTTGTGCTGAATCGCCTTACCGTGAAGTTCTTTAACTTTTTGTATTACCGTAAACAGAAGAACAAAGAAGTTAAAAATTTCGTGCATTATGAACGGTTTTTTTATCCTCTGGATATCGTGAACGACTGGAACCGGATCTATGGGAAAAATGGATTTATCCAATATCAACTGGTGATTCCTAAAGAAAGAGGAAAAGAAGGATTGAAGAAAATTCTGGAAACCATCGCCAAAAGTGGAAACGGATCTTTTCTCGCAGTGTTAAAATTATTCGGTAAAGATCATCCGGAAGCCTACAATTCTTTTCCGATGGAAGGCTATACTTTGGCTTTGGATTTTAAAGTCAATTCGAAACTGAAAAAACTGGTCGCTCAGCTTGATGATATTGTTGAAGAATTTGGCGGCAGAATCTATTTGACCAAAGATTCGATGAGCAAATCATCACTGACCAATTACCTGCAAAATGTTCAGAATACGAAATTTATTTCCATGCAGCAGAAGAGAATCCATAATCAGTAA
- a CDS encoding SDR family NAD(P)-dependent oxidoreductase produces the protein MIVLGSNSEVAQAFVEKALSAGEKFAKIFLFTSDKETTEKFAKHLEVKYVQQSEIIELDLLRPVDYTTFDEITSDLLFCATGYLGEGTEEGLYDNRNTEKIIDINYAKLIPVLNFFASKMERQRSGTMIVLSSVAGERGRQSNFIYGSAKAGLTAYLSGLRNYLFSKKVHVLTVKPGFMATKMTEGLPLNPKLTASPKQAAEEIYSAYKNKKNEVYVLPVWSIIMVIIKNIPEFIFKKLKL, from the coding sequence ATGATCGTTTTAGGAAGCAATTCAGAAGTTGCCCAGGCCTTTGTTGAGAAAGCTTTAAGTGCGGGTGAAAAATTCGCAAAAATATTTCTCTTTACTTCTGATAAAGAAACTACAGAGAAATTTGCCAAACATCTTGAGGTAAAATATGTTCAGCAGTCAGAGATTATCGAACTCGATTTGCTGCGGCCGGTCGATTATACCACTTTTGATGAAATTACTTCGGATCTGCTCTTTTGCGCAACCGGATATCTCGGTGAAGGAACAGAAGAAGGGCTGTATGATAACAGGAATACGGAGAAGATTATCGACATCAATTATGCGAAATTGATTCCTGTTCTTAATTTTTTCGCCAGTAAAATGGAGCGGCAAAGATCCGGAACGATGATCGTTCTTTCATCGGTCGCAGGAGAACGCGGTCGGCAAAGTAACTTTATTTATGGCAGTGCAAAAGCAGGTTTAACGGCCTATTTAAGTGGATTGAGAAATTACCTGTTCAGCAAAAAAGTTCATGTTCTTACCGTAAAGCCCGGTTTTATGGCCACTAAAATGACCGAAGGTCTGCCGCTGAATCCTAAATTAACTGCAAGCCCAAAACAGGCAGCGGAAGAAATTTACAGCGCTTATAAAAATAAAAAAAATGAGGTCTATGTGCTGCCAGTTTGGAGTATTATCATGGTAATCATCAAAAATATTCCGGAGTTTATTTTTAAAAAATTAAAACTTTAA
- a CDS encoding cysteine desulfurase family protein: MNKIYLDNAATTPLSEEVIDAMVSVLKNNYGNPSSTHSFGQEAKILIENVRREIADYLKVSPGEIIFTSCGTESNNMIIKSCVDHLGVERIITSPLEHKCVAETVLDMKKRRGVEVAYLRPDQKGDVSLEQLENLLKSSDKKTLVTLMHANNEIGNLLDIKKVAQLCKENNALFHSDTVQSMAHMDLDFSDIPLDFASCSAHKFHGPKGSGFAFIRKASGLKGIITGGPQERSLRAGTENVCGIVGLGKALEIYLKNMDSYANHIKEIKQYTIDQLSQKIEGVKFNGRSAEMDNSLYTVLSVLLPFKDPMIGLKLDMKGIAISQGSACSSGAAKPSMVMMMVVDEEEMDQTTPLRVSFSHLTTKEEIDALVDALVEIAKSFQIDKANIEHR, encoded by the coding sequence ATGAATAAAATTTATTTGGATAATGCTGCGACAACGCCGCTCTCAGAAGAGGTTATCGATGCAATGGTGTCTGTTTTGAAAAACAATTATGGGAATCCATCGTCGACCCACAGTTTCGGTCAGGAAGCTAAAATACTCATCGAAAACGTAAGAAGAGAGATCGCAGATTATCTGAAAGTGAGTCCGGGAGAAATAATTTTCACCTCTTGCGGGACAGAATCCAATAACATGATTATAAAATCGTGTGTCGATCATTTGGGAGTAGAGCGGATTATTACCTCGCCTCTGGAGCACAAATGCGTGGCAGAGACGGTTTTGGATATGAAGAAAAGAAGAGGAGTGGAAGTGGCTTATCTCCGTCCTGATCAAAAAGGAGATGTGAGTTTGGAGCAGCTGGAAAATCTGCTGAAAAGTTCTGACAAGAAAACTTTAGTCACCTTGATGCATGCCAATAACGAAATAGGAAACCTGCTTGATATTAAAAAAGTAGCGCAGCTTTGCAAGGAAAATAATGCCTTATTTCACTCGGATACGGTGCAGTCAATGGCACACATGGATTTGGATTTCTCGGATATTCCCCTAGATTTTGCTTCATGCAGCGCTCATAAATTCCATGGACCCAAAGGAAGTGGTTTTGCATTCATTAGAAAAGCTTCAGGCTTAAAAGGAATTATCACCGGTGGTCCCCAGGAAAGAAGTTTACGGGCAGGAACGGAAAACGTCTGCGGAATCGTAGGTTTAGGAAAAGCCCTGGAGATTTACCTGAAAAATATGGACAGTTACGCTAATCATATCAAAGAAATTAAACAATATACCATCGATCAGCTTTCTCAGAAAATTGAAGGCGTAAAATTCAACGGCAGAAGCGCAGAAATGGACAACAGTTTATATACGGTGCTCAGTGTACTGCTGCCTTTCAAAGACCCGATGATCGGATTAAAATTGGATATGAAGGGAATTGCAATTTCCCAAGGGAGCGCATGTTCTTCGGGAGCGGCAAAACCTTCTATGGTGATGATGATGGTCGTGGATGAAGAAGAAATGGATCAAACAACGCCTTTAAGGGTTTCCTTCAGCCATCTTACCACCAAAGAAGAGATCGACGCTTTGGTTGATGCTTTAGTAGAAATTGCAAAAAGTTTTCAAATAGACAAAGCAAATATTGAACATAGATAA
- a CDS encoding GIY-YIG nuclease family protein — translation MGDFFLMKYFVYILYSASLDVYYKGFSTDVNKRLEYHLDSKHKFTSQAKDWIIVYVEEFDEKKEALKEEKRLKKLNRKSIEKLIG, via the coding sequence TTGGGAGATTTTTTTTTGATGAAATATTTTGTTTACATACTTTATTCCGCCAGTTTGGATGTTTATTATAAAGGTTTTTCAACCGATGTCAATAAACGTCTCGAATATCATTTAGATTCTAAGCATAAGTTTACTTCGCAGGCTAAAGATTGGATTATCGTTTACGTTGAGGAATTTGATGAAAAGAAAGAAGCTTTAAAAGAAGAGAAACGTTTGAAAAAATTAAACCGGAAATCCATTGAGAAACTGATAGGTTAG